A part of Haloarchaeobius sp. HME9146 genomic DNA contains:
- a CDS encoding OB-fold domain-containing protein: protein MTMDAYQYEDGTIQYPGHPIGPGGQEPVGTVDLSEYTAEIITWTVSAATPPGVRAPNPLAIVEFDVDGQSVRAIGQLTTDEVETGDKVEPVYVEELRDPDAGIREPASQDWDGYRFEPV from the coding sequence ATGACGATGGACGCCTACCAGTACGAGGACGGAACGATTCAGTACCCCGGCCACCCCATCGGCCCGGGTGGACAGGAACCGGTCGGCACGGTCGACCTGAGCGAGTACACCGCGGAGATAATCACGTGGACGGTCAGCGCGGCCACGCCGCCGGGCGTCCGCGCCCCGAACCCGCTCGCCATCGTCGAGTTCGACGTCGACGGCCAGTCGGTCCGCGCCATCGGCCAGCTCACGACGGACGAGGTCGAGACCGGCGACAAGGTCGAGCCGGTGTACGTCGAGGAACTCCGCGACCCGGACGCGGGCATCCGCGAGCCCGCGAGCCAGGACTGGGACGGCTACCGGTTCGAACCGGTCTGA
- a CDS encoding SDR family oxidoreductase: MNPAELTVLVAGASGGTGRELLDVLLDAGIRVRALTRSPQTVETLRIQGADEVVVGDLLYPDDAAMAVEGVDAVVCAVGTAPGPKLFFGGDLVDGEGVINLVDAAAEAGVERFVYESSIGVGTSEPKMPFPFRLLLGRVLDAKDRSERHLRQSGLAYTILRPGGLTNAPARGDVLVGEGGDTVSGTIPRRDVAEIMAAALFTPESENRTFEIVSRRGARGTPRRLVDIDWQVPQPTFVQK, translated from the coding sequence ATGAACCCAGCAGAGCTGACTGTCCTCGTCGCCGGTGCGAGCGGCGGAACCGGCCGCGAACTCCTCGACGTACTCCTCGATGCGGGCATAAGGGTCCGCGCGCTCACTCGCTCGCCACAGACGGTCGAGACCCTTCGAATCCAGGGCGCAGACGAAGTCGTGGTCGGCGACCTGCTGTACCCCGACGACGCCGCGATGGCCGTCGAGGGGGTCGATGCGGTCGTCTGTGCCGTCGGGACCGCGCCGGGGCCGAAGCTGTTCTTCGGCGGTGACCTCGTCGACGGCGAGGGCGTCATCAACCTCGTCGATGCGGCTGCCGAGGCGGGTGTCGAGCGGTTCGTCTACGAGTCGTCCATCGGTGTCGGCACCTCGGAGCCCAAGATGCCGTTCCCGTTCAGACTGCTCCTCGGCCGGGTGCTGGACGCGAAGGACCGTTCCGAGCGACACCTGCGCCAGTCCGGACTGGCGTACACCATCCTGCGACCCGGCGGACTGACCAACGCGCCTGCGCGGGGTGACGTACTCGTCGGCGAGGGCGGCGACACCGTCTCTGGGACCATCCCTCGCAGGGACGTGGCCGAGATTATGGCTGCCGCGCTGTTCACGCCGGAGAGCGAGAACCGCACCTTCGAGATAGTGAGCCGCCGGGGCGCTCGCGGAACCCCGCGGCGGCTCGTCGATATCGACTGGCAGGTCCCGCAACCGACGTTCGTACAGAAGTAG
- the trxA gene encoding thioredoxin yields MSESDGHEDVQAGNTEESRDVGSPSEPVHVESESHLQELVAEHDVVLVDFYADWCGPCKMLEPIVAEIAEETAGVVAKVDIDELQSLAQGEGIRGVPTLFLYADGELVERLVGVQEKSALVDLIEANA; encoded by the coding sequence ATGAGTGAATCTGATGGCCACGAAGACGTTCAAGCCGGAAATACCGAGGAGTCGCGTGACGTCGGGTCGCCGTCGGAACCGGTTCACGTCGAGAGCGAGAGCCACCTGCAGGAGCTGGTCGCCGAGCACGACGTGGTCCTCGTGGACTTCTACGCCGACTGGTGTGGCCCGTGCAAGATGCTGGAGCCGATCGTCGCCGAGATCGCCGAGGAGACCGCCGGTGTGGTCGCCAAGGTCGACATCGACGAACTCCAGTCGCTCGCCCAGGGAGAGGGTATCCGCGGCGTTCCGACGCTGTTCCTCTACGCTGACGGCGAACTCGTCGAGCGACTCGTCGGCGTGCAGGAGAAGTCGGCGCTCGTCGACCTCATCGAAGCGAACGCGTAA